The genomic stretch ATATATTCTTAATATAATCATCATTGGATAATCTTCATTAGTATAATCATCATTGGATAAAAAAATATCAATTTGAGACGGTTGATGCCAAGGCAAAATCTTTCAGATGCTTTTGGAAGATATTTCGGAGAAGCATATACGGAATCACCCCTAAAAATTTACAAAGATGCATCTCCgataaatattttgaaaaatttgaagTGGAAAGTTCATTTATGGAACATTGTATATATTTTAGATACATCCGGAGATGTATATCTGAAATATAAAAAgataaaattgaattttaatcaTAGTGACCTCACCACATGTGGTGGATAAAATAATACCCTTTATTTTAGTCAAAGCTTTTATGAAATTGGTCCAATGCtttattaaatatattttttaataaacaaaaaaaaatcgCTATGAATGTCATTTTATTTGGCAGGAACATATACATTTCGCCTACTGATGAAATATTAAATTTGTCTCTATCAACTTGATGGCGAATAATCAATAACAAAATAGaattattcttttttttttttagaaatataCATCTTTCATCTCTAAATTAAGTATTTTTAATAGTGCAATGCAATATTTTTATGACATACAAAAAATTGATTTTCTATACAAAAAAtaggatttttttttatttcttcaAATTTTATAATGTATTTTTATTCTTATTCGATCGGGGTTCTTATACTAGTTAACATCTAagaaaaatagagaaaataatatataaaaaacaCTTTATGGTAGTTTTTTTTTTGTGACTAACTTTAGCTTTTCTTTTATGATAAGGTTTTAAATCTAAATAAAGAAGATACTTTATGAACGAGAAATATTCACCTATAAAGAACTGAACGGAAATAGTTTAATTTTGATTGataaataatttataaaaaataataattaaaaaatatttacCTTCTTCAAACATTTTATAATTgtaaataaatatataaaatcaTTCAAGGTATAATATACTCGTATAAGACAAGTAATAAAAAATTTAAGATATCATTCTAAATTTTAACATAAACTATTTATTTGtcatttttaatattaatattttattcaTTGTATCTCTAGAAATTCTACTGATTTTAAAAATTTGCCATAAAAATATAGCCTCCATATCAATAGATTTGGATATTTAAAATTTGAATATATTTTCGACTTCGATCTCACCCtcatttttatttaaaatttaatgTTAAAAAAATAAAACTTTCTTATATTAAtaagttttatttttattattattttgaatgaagaaataaatatatacatattatatactattttttatattatttatttgaATTTTTTCTTATGAATTAATTATTCACTAAATGAAAAGGATCACCTTTTTAAAATTCTTTTAATAATTATCCAACTTTTTCCAAGCATTGAGTCAAAAAAAAAACTTTTTCCTAGCATgataaaatattaaaaatttaTAAACAATTCAAAAGCTTTGAATTATATTATATTGAccaatattaatatttttattttattaaatacTCATTATGTAACTCTATTATTCTATTTTCAACTCTTATTAATTATAATTTATATAACTCACCATTTTTAAAATAGATTTCCCATCAAATGGTGAGATATTTGTAAATTTAAAGAGTTAAATTCATAGCATCTAATGTTAGAATTTATCACATAATATTACAATATTTATAAGATAAGAGACATCAATAAATATCATTAGTAGAATAGTAGTCACCTACCCTCTTCTATGTAAGATATTAACAAATAATTTTTAGgatataattaattatttaaaagAAGACTTTTTGTAAAATAAATTTTTTACTTTAGGTAATTATTAAATTATGTCTCatttaattcaaaataaaatattttttattcaCAAATATTATTTCATAATATAAAAATATAAGACAAATTTATTAGTGGGGATGAATTTTACACTTTAAAAATAAATAAGTTGGATGTCCCACTAACACTCTCACATCTGATATCTCTGCACAACTATCAACTGAACTAACATAAATAAACAAATATTATTTTAGACATATTTTACTTTTCCTACTTCAACTAATACCCATGTACTTGTTAGTATAAAAGAGTGTCAATTCAAACTTTTCTATTTTTGATCATATTCAAACATGAACCAAAATATTCTTATAAGCCAGAAAATAATTTACAGGTCAAAATTCAAAGCACGACTTTGAGAAGAATCAAAAAGAGATTTTCCTGGTCATTACAATATGTTTAGGGGATATAATTAGAAAAGTTGATAAAGTAAAAAAAAAGTGTTCGTGTAACTACCATTTGTGTCTATGTTTTGGATTCTATTAATAATAATTCATTAATGACAAAAGATTAAAAAAATTAGGTGATTTTGATTTTTTAGCACATTGATTTTTTACTTACCATATGAAACAAATTTCAAGTCTTTCTCTACAGTTTTCATGTTTCCAAATGTGAATTTTTTTCTCCTTATCACAAAATTAAAATATTCCTCCCCCTAATGACACATTTTTAAATATACTTTCTTTTGACTTTATAAATACGTAAATACAtgaaataatatttttcactcTTGAGTTGAATGAGGTGCTGATATCTGGTTTCTTTATAGGTGTGTCTATGTCcctttctttgatttttttttcatctttttATGTTGCAAAATCTATTGgtgagtttttttttttgtttttttttttaaatcaacATTGTGCTTCATTGTTGTTTGATTCATTTGCTAGTTTACTGTTTTTCTTTATCTTAAAAAGTTGGCCTTTTTCCTGTTTGCTTTATTATTTATAATTTGTGATGAGGTTGAAGTAAAAGATATGGTAAATTCATTTGAAGTTTTGTATAATTTCTTTGATAGAATGGTTGTGTCCTTTATGAGATGAATCATAGTTTTTGTAGTATAGACATCTCTGAACAAAGACGTCTTAACGTCTAACATAGATATATGTAATAAGGTTTTTTTAAAATTCATATTAGTGTTAGATGTATGTGCGAATGGTTCATCTCTTAATCTTTTGTTATTTTTTGTGGTGAAATTTGGCATGACATTTCTGTGTAAAACTGCCAATAATGCTTTGATGTGTCAATGTTCAATATGCTAAAGTCCACACTGAGTTTAATTAtgcttttttttttaatttgtttatgCAGAGTTAAACAGTTCTATACAAAAACCAAATTCTGCATAGAAAATGGGATGTTTAACTGTCATTAAGAACATGAAGAAAAGGTATGAAAAATCCAAATCACAAAGTGGAAGTCGTAATGAGCAGTTATCTACAGCACTGCCTCAACTTCAAGCTTCTCGCTCATTACACTTCAATCCTCGAAATCCAAAGACTAGCGGGAAATCCCCAAACCCGGTTACCCGAGTTACCAACAACAGAACAAGAGCGTTATCCGCTCCATCAGCTCTTGAAGCTGCAGAACAAGAAGCTCTAGCCTCAATTGAGCAAGAGGAACGAGAAATGCCGAAAACTCTAGCGAGATTAATGAGGGAGCCTCGTGTACCTAGTCCAGTACCTTGTCCACTACCCTTACCTCTTCCATCTCCTGGAAGAAGGGGTCCATTGAAGTTAAAGATGGCTAGTGATCCTTTCTATGCTTCTGGCTCGGCTATTGATACAGCAGAACAAGATGGTTTTGAAACATTTCAGTATGATGCGCGAGAATGGTCTAAAAAACGAGACAGGTCCGTGAAGAAACAGCATCTAGCTACAGCTACTCCACTACCTTTACCACCTATAGGAAGATATCCATCGAAGGCTACTACTAGCAGCTCTAAGTCGGGAACAGTTACTGATTCGGTTCGTTTCTTTCTGTATGAGGAAATTGTCGCTGCTTGTCACAATTTCCGTTGGGATAGATGCATGTCAGAATGTTTTTCTTACACCTTATATAAAGCTTCCTTTTTTCATGAAGCTTCATGTAAGAAGCTTAAAGCCATTGTCGCGCGCCTTCACCCATCAAGTCAGGTACTTTTCTTCTTGCTACATTACTTTCCTATCTTCATAAATTTGAATGTTTTCAAACCATTTTGAAACCAAGAACTGAAATTGTTTTGTATTGCATCAAAACATGTTCAAATATAAGTATGAATTATGATTAGCCTTGTGTTGAAAGGTTTAAAACTTCGTCTTTGACAGTAAAAAGGTTTACATTTTCCGTCTCTGACACGGTCTATATGAATGTATGTCATGCCATCTTCTAGGACTTGAGGGAATTCATGAATGAGGTTAGTACTCTCTCAAAACTGCAACACCCGAACATCTGTAAATTGCTCGGATTTTATGCAAGCGATACCTCTGAAACAAGGATGTTAGTTTATGAGAGGCTAAGCAATGGGAGCTTGGACAGTCTGTTGTTCGGGAGATCTGATGGCTTCTCGATTGATTGGAACACAAGAATGAAAATCGCCTTCTCTGCTGCACAAGGTCTTACTTATTTGCATGAGGAAGGGCCTTTTAAGGTAATAAACATTCTCTTGGTATGCGGCGTTTAGATCTCATTAAGTGATTGTGATTGCAAGATGAGTTATCGTGTATTTATTGATATGGATTGAAAAAATATAGCATGATTAGATATTATTTTAATGTTTTGTAGTACGTTAGATTTCAAATTTTGTGTTTAGTATGTTTCTACCTATTCTGATACACCTTTAAATCTCTCTAGCAGGCCATGTATAATGATTTTTCAGCAGTGAACATACAGATTGATTTAGATTTCAATGCAAAGCTTTCAGGATATGGTTTTGTTGGACATATTGCTGAGTTAAAGTTTTCAAGAAGTTCATCTGTAAGTTCTTATACTCATGCATAAGTGCATTTGTGTGTGCCGGTATAGAACATTCACTTTGTACATCTATGTTTATTC from Lathyrus oleraceus cultivar Zhongwan6 chromosome 7, CAAS_Psat_ZW6_1.0, whole genome shotgun sequence encodes the following:
- the LOC127100385 gene encoding probable serine/threonine-protein kinase PBL1 isoform X1, whose amino-acid sequence is MGCLTVIKNMKKRYEKSKSQSGSRNEQLSTALPQLQASRSLHFNPRNPKTSGKSPNPVTRVTNNRTRALSAPSALEAAEQEALASIEQEEREMPKTLARLMREPRVPSPVPCPLPLPLPSPGRRGPLKLKMASDPFYASGSAIDTAEQDGFETFQYDAREWSKKRDRSVKKQHLATATPLPLPPIGRYPSKATTSSSKSGTVTDSVRFFLYEEIVAACHNFRWDRCMSECFSYTLYKASFFHEASCKKLKAIVARLHPSSQDLREFMNEVSTLSKLQHPNICKLLGFYASDTSETRMLVYERLSNGSLDSLLFGRSDGFSIDWNTRMKIAFSAAQGLTYLHEEGPFKQAMYNDFSAVNIQIDLDFNAKLSGYGFVGHIAELKFSRSSSASGNLSVETMKKGKLTPKSNVWSFGVVLLELLTGRKNFDLNLPKRDRNLVRWCQPFLADNLSVIMDSQLEGRFPPKAARIVAGIAQRCLQKEPSERPTMRAIVEDLKILIDMQYPRWFPLHEPAAVYGRQMERSLSVDGINHGRSLGFSPPWLPSIRASISHPPRWSSVPVALPSPLAPSSNVITEEIIREESTKQSSSVSEKA
- the LOC127100385 gene encoding probable serine/threonine-protein kinase PBL1 isoform X2; the encoded protein is MGCLTVIKNMKKRYEKSKSQSGSRNEQLSTALPQLQASRSLHFNPRNPKTSGKSPNPVTRVTNNRTRALSAPSALEAAEQEALASIEQEEREMPKTLARLMREPRVPSPVPCPLPLPLPSPGRRGPLKLKMASDPFYASGSAIDTAEQDGFETFQYDAREWSKKRDRSVKKQHLATATPLPLPPIGRYPSKATTSSSKSGTVTDSVRFFLYEEIVAACHNFRWDRCMSECFSYTLYKASFFHEASCKKLKAIVARLHPSSQDLREFMNEVSTLSKLQHPNICKLLGFYASDTSETRMLVYERLSNGSLDSLLFGRSDGFSIDWNTRMKIAFSAAQGLTYLHEEGPFKAMYNDFSAVNIQIDLDFNAKLSGYGFVGHIAELKFSRSSSASGNLSVETMKKGKLTPKSNVWSFGVVLLELLTGRKNFDLNLPKRDRNLVRWCQPFLADNLSVIMDSQLEGRFPPKAARIVAGIAQRCLQKEPSERPTMRAIVEDLKILIDMQYPRWFPLHEPAAVYGRQMERSLSVDGINHGRSLGFSPPWLPSIRASISHPPRWSSVPVALPSPLAPSSNVITEEIIREESTKQSSSVSEKA